The genomic window CGTGGCGCATGGGCCCGGCGGGGGCGGCGGCATAGGGCACGACCAGCACGGGGCGGCCCGTCTCGAACAGCGCGGCCTCGATCAGGGCGCGGCCGCCGGGGCGGGGCACGTCGGGGTCGGTCTGGCCGAGGATGATGAGGTCGGCATAGCGGCCATTCTCGGCCAGCAGCGGCACGGTCGCGCCTTCCAGCAGGCGCCATTCGCCGGAGATGCCGTCACGCGCCAGGCGTTCCTCGAACATGGCCTGGACGCGCCCGGCCTCGGCCACCGCCTCGGCGCGCATCTCGTCCATCAGCCCGGCCATGGCCGCGCCGCCGCCGACATCGCCCGCCAGGATGGGCAAGGCCAGGTCCAGCATGTGCAGCCCCACCAGATGCGCGCCGCTGCGCTTCGCGATGCCGGCGGCGAGGTCGAGCCGCGCGGCGGCGGGGGCGGCGGCGTCCAGGTGCAGCAGGATCTCTTTCAGGGCCATGGGGCGTCTCCGGTTCTGGTGGTCTTCTGACGCGCGAGCCTGCCACGCGGTTGACGCCCCGGCCATTGATCCGGCGCAGCCATGGCGTCATGGATGATTCACGCGGGGCGCAAACTGGCCTAGGAAGCCTCCATGGACGCCCTCCCCACGCGCAACCACACGCTGCACGCCAGCATCCTGGACACCGTCGGCCAGACCCCCTCGGTGCTGCTGCCGCGCCTGATGGCGGAGAAGGGCTGCGCCGCGCGGCTGGCCCTGAAGCTGGAATTCTTCAACCCGGGCGGGTCGGTGAAGGACCGCATCGGCCTCGCCATGGTGCAGGAGGCCGAGGCGCGGGGCGAGATCGCGCCCGAGCGGTCGGTGATCGTGGAGCCGACCTCGGGCAATACCGGCATCGCGCTCGCCCTGGTGGCCGCCGCGCGGGGCTACAAATTGATCGTGGTGATGCCGGGCGGCGCCTCGGTGGAGCGGCGCAAGATGCTGCGGCTGCTCGGCGCCACGCTGGAGCTGACGCCCGCGCGGCGCGGCATGTCGGGCGCCATCGCCCGCGCCGAGGAGATCCTGGCCCGCACCCCTGGCGCCTGGATGCCGCGGCAGTTCGACAACCCGGCCAACCCCGACATCCATGCCCGCACCACCGCCGAGGAAATCTGGCGCGACACGGGGGGCGAGGTGGACGTCATCATCGGCGGCCTGGGCACGGGCGGCACGCTGACCGGCATCGCCCGCGCGCTGAAGCCCCGCCGGCCGGGCCTGCGCGTGATTGGCGTCGAACCCGCCGAATCGGCCGTGCTGAGCGGCGAGGAGCCGGGGCCGCACCGCATCCAGGGCATCGGCGCGGGCTTCCGCCCGGCGGTGCTGGAGCAGGAGCGGCTCGACGCCGTGCTGCGCGTGCCGGAGCTGGAGGCCTTCGCCGCGGCGCGGGAGGTGGCGCGGCTGGATGGGGTGCCGGTGGGCATTTCCTCGGGCGCCGTGGTCGCCGCCATGCTGCTTGTGGGGGCGGAGCCGGGTATGAAGGGCAAGCTGGTGCTGGGCATCGCCGCCTCCTTCGCCGAACGCTACCTGTCCACGGAGCTGTTCGAGGGGCTGTGAGACGAGGGCTGTGAACCGCGAAACTGGCGAAACGGTTCCGCCCCTGTTACTCTGGCCATCCCCCCGGCCGTTCTTCACCTCCCCCCATGAGGTCGCGCCGCATGGCACGAGACGCCGCCCCGATCGCACCCACCGGCACGCTGCCCGGGTTGCGCCGCTTCGCCTCGCCCGCCATCCGGGCCGCGGCGGTGCGCCGCCTGCGTGAGCTGGGCGCGCTGGTCCTGGCCACGCTGGGGCTGCTGCTGCTGCTGGCCGTGGGCAGCTACAACCCGGCCGACCCTTCGCTTTCCACCGCCACCGGGGCGCCCGTGGGCAATCTGGTCGGCTGGCGCGGCGCCGTGGCGGCGGACCTGCTGTGGCAATGGGTCGGGCTGGCTGGCTTCCTGCCGGGGCTGGTGTTGCTGGCCTGGGCGTTGCGCCTGGTCTCCCACCGGCCGGTGGGCGTGTGGCCGCTGCGGGTCGTCTGCCTTGTGCTGGCCCTGCTGGCCGGGTCGGCCCTGCTGGCGCTGCTTCCGGGCGCCGAGGCGGGGGCGGCGGGCCCGATCGTGCTGGGCGGCGTGAGCGGGTTGTTCTCGGCCCTGCTGGGGGATTTCGCGGGGCTCGCGGCCGGGGCCGTTCTGGGGCTGGGCCTGCTGGGCACGCTCTATGTCGCCTTCGGGCTGAGCTTCGGGGAATGGGGCCGCGCCGCGCGCGCCACCGCCGATGCCGCCATGGCCACCGCCGATGTCGCCGCGCGCGGGGCACGCGCCACGCGCGGCCCGGGCGAGGCGCTGTTCCTGGCGCCCCTGCGCGCCATGGGCCGCCTGTTCCGCCGCCCGCGCCGGGCCGAGCCGGCCGCCGACCTCGCCACCGTGCTGCGCGCCGCCGAGGCCGCCGCCGAAGCCCCCCGCCCCGCGCGGCGCGAACCCGCCGTGGCGCCCGCCGCCGCCGCGCCCGAGCCCGCGCGCGCCGCGCCGCGCGTGGCCACCCCCGCCCGCGCCAAGCCCGGCGCGCCGCTGCAGCCCGCGCTGGATCTGCCGGTGGAGGGGTGGCGCACCCCGCCGCTCGACCTGCTCGCCCCCCGCCCGCCCGCGTGGCGGCCGGTCCCAGCGCCGATGCGCTGCAGGCCAATGCCCGCATGCTGGAGCAGGTGCTGAACGACTACGGGGTGAACGGGACGATCACGGAAATCCGCCCCGGGCCGGTGGTGACGCTCTATGAGCTGGAGCCGGCGCCGGGCACCAAATCCTCGCGCGTCATCGGCCTGGCGG from Roseococcus microcysteis includes these protein-coding regions:
- a CDS encoding universal stress protein; translated protein: MALKEILLHLDAAAPAAARLDLAAGIAKRSGAHLVGLHMLDLALPILAGDVGGGAAMAGLMDEMRAEAVAEAGRVQAMFEERLARDGISGEWRLLEGATVPLLAENGRYADLIILGQTDPDVPRPGGRALIEAALFETGRPVLVVPYAAAPAGPMRHALIAWNASREASRAVHDALPLLKLMERVTVLVVEPEATPGTHGQEPGADIARHLARHGLNVTVQRAVAPDISVADVILNTIAEQSADLLVMGGYGHSRLREFMLGGATRSLLGAMTAPVLMAH
- the cysK gene encoding cysteine synthase A, producing the protein MDALPTRNHTLHASILDTVGQTPSVLLPRLMAEKGCAARLALKLEFFNPGGSVKDRIGLAMVQEAEARGEIAPERSVIVEPTSGNTGIALALVAAARGYKLIVVMPGGASVERRKMLRLLGATLELTPARRGMSGAIARAEEILARTPGAWMPRQFDNPANPDIHARTTAEEIWRDTGGEVDVIIGGLGTGGTLTGIARALKPRRPGLRVIGVEPAESAVLSGEEPGPHRIQGIGAGFRPAVLEQERLDAVLRVPELEAFAAAREVARLDGVPVGISSGAVVAAMLLVGAEPGMKGKLVLGIAASFAERYLSTELFEGL